Proteins found in one Arachis stenosperma cultivar V10309 chromosome 8, arast.V10309.gnm1.PFL2, whole genome shotgun sequence genomic segment:
- the LOC130943832 gene encoding uncharacterized protein LOC130943832, protein MEVAKALSHSKAVSFGFSIVSNSVSLRPFNKHFHADILNNDGRFHRRSILIGSQLNCYYGKQFSLLKPTRKRADLLPAPRCSVAGNSSTKPHNPIEMHLRGFSAESVKAALLQLTPIDIVKWSGILSIIAAATKWTVNTLFSPFFWMYFSWSWLFWPWFVAVLIAFYGLHCFGKHLHGEANMFEQLAIVTSAFTWLTLVPPGFFNGYLEGWPFVLFFVYHYFFFFNVSVRKRLYGDYFTRPHDPKWDVNLPMTSRLGFSAGIMFAHWLAAFEGPELHQIPGGWNNLGIWALILTTLLMQYNATLYLAKYSENVVVPTAVVQFGPYRWVRHPIYSSTMLLFVTNFLALRAPLSLLFVVAVCLLYYRQKAKLEEALMVETFGESYTQYASKVKYKFIPFIY, encoded by the coding sequence ATGGAAGTAGCAAAGGCTCTTTCACACTCCAAAGCTGTCTCTTTTGGTTTCTCGATCGTGAGCAATAGCGTCTCTCTGAGACCTTTCAACAAGCATTTTCATGCTGATATACTTAATAATGACGGTCGATTTCACCGCAGATCTATACTCATTGGTTCCCAATTGAATTGCTACTATGGAAAGCAATTCTCCTTGTTGAAACCAACAAGAAAAAGGGCTGATCTACTACCAGCTCCTAGATGCTCAGTTGCTGGTAACTCCAGCACCAAACCTCATAATCCAATCGAAATGCACTTGAGAGGTTTCTCGGCCGAGTCAGTAAAAGCGGCTCTTTTGCAGCTGACTCCCATTGATATTGTGAAGTGGTCTGGGATATTATCCATCATAGCTGCAGCCACAAAATGGACTGTGAATACACTCTTCAGTCCTTTCTTCTGGATGTATTTTAGTTGGTCATGGTTGTTTTGGCCGTGGTTTGTAGCTGTATTGATTGCATTTTACGGGTTACACTGCTTTGGGAAACATTTGCATGGCGAGGCAAACATGTTCGAGCAATTGGCGATTGTTACATCAGCTTTTACATGGCTCACTCTGGTTCCGCCAGGTTTTTTCAATGGCTACCTTGAAGGCTggccttttgttttattttttgtgtatcattatttctttttcttcaatgttaGCGTTCGAAAGAGATTATATGGAGACTATTTTACCCGTCCCCATGACCCTAAATGGGATGTGAACTTGCCGATGACGTCTCGCCTTGGGTTTAGTGCGGGAATCATGTTTGCCCATTGGCTTGCAGCATTTGAAGGGCCAGAGCTTCACCAGATACCAGGTGGGTGGAACAATCTTGGAATCTGGGCCTTAATTCTCACAACTCTGTTAATGCAGTACAATGCAACATTGTATCTTGCTAAGTATTCAGAAAATGTGGTGGTGCCAACTGCTGTTGTTCAATTTGGACCGTATCGCTGGGTCCGTCATCCAATATACTCATCAACTATGCTTCTATTTGTAACAAACTTCCTTGCGCTTCGTGCACCCTTGAGTTTGCTGTTTGTTGTAGCAGTTTGTTTGTTGTATTATAGGCAGAAGGCAAAACTGGAGGAGGCTTTAATGGTTGAGACTTTTGGTGAGAGTTATACACAGTATGCTAGCAAAGTTAAGTACAAGTTTATTCCTTTTATCTATTAG